The nucleotide sequence GTAATCATTGCCGTGAGTTTCTCTATTTTATCTTATAGAAGAAAGGAAAACATTACTATTGAAGGATTAGGGAATATTACCAAAACGATTGATGGGGTAAAAACAGACCTGCATCGCACCATTCATATGCTTTCTTTGTCTCTGGAGCAATTAGAATTAAGAGAACAAACAGCCTCTCAACAATTAACCGAGATTAATGAGGTATTAAAAGCGACTAAAGGGATGAAAAGCGTGGGAGAAATTATCCTGGATACCTTAATTAGTGATAAATTGCCACGCGATGTCTATAAAAAAGACTATGAATTATCAGACGGGACAAAGGTTGATGGTGCAATTGTGTTAGAGAATGAAATTATTCCGATTGATACAAAATTTCCGATTGAAACCTACCGCAAATTAGTTAGAGCCACACAAAAAGATGAGAAGGAACTACGCCGAAAATTAGAAAAAGAGGTTAAAAGTCAAATTGACACCGTGGCTAAGTATGTGACATTAGAGAATATTGAATTTGTCTTACTTTATATCCCTTCAGAAAACGCTTACTATGAAATATTGACTCAAACAGAACTATGTGAATATGCCCAAACAAGGATGGTGCATCTGACCTCACCTCGAACCTTCCATTATTTTCTCGGATTAGTTTTATTTGGTATAAAAGATAGGAAAATCAAAAGAGACCTACGACTGATGGTTGATATTTTAAATACACTTAAACAGAATGTAGTGGAGATGGGGACAATTATTGGTAATTTAGAC is from bacterium and encodes:
- the rmuC gene encoding DNA recombination protein RmuC; translation: MTGIELIMMILTLIGVIIAVSFSILSYRRKENITIEGLGNITKTIDGVKTDLHRTIHMLSLSLEQLELREQTASQQLTEINEVLKATKGMKSVGEIILDTLISDKLPRDVYKKDYELSDGTKVDGAIVLENEIIPIDTKFPIETYRKLVRATQKDEKELRRKLEKEVKSQIDTVAKYVTLENIEFVLLYIPSENAYYEILTQTELCEYAQTRMVHLTSPRTFHYFLGLVLFGIKDRKIKRDLRLMVDILNTLKQNVVEMGTIIGNLDRELSTVVTSGAKLLKNYEEVNRNLAQISEKIMEGIKEV